GGATTATTGATTGCTTGGTGAGCATACTGTTTTTGCTTAAGGACTTTTTGGCTAGTTAACTGCCAACTCGGTTGGTGTTGGATTTAGGGACAATGCAGTTAATATATtgacaaatgttgttttttttttcccataaaccTCAATGGCTGTCTGATTGCCATTTTTTGCAAAACCCAAACTACTATCATTTTGAATAGTACTGTTGtgctcatttattttaaacttagATTTCACCCAGATCTATATCAGAATGGCACCTTTCAATTTTGGGTTGCAGCAATATCTAAAATACACTAGTTCATCACGTGTCTGGTGAAACACCCCATAATGCAGTTGTTGCTTTTAAGCTTTAGGTGTGACATTATTCTAGTGACAGTGCAAATTACTATACAGCAATGAGGTTTCTGTGAATGCTTCCTAACTTAATTTATACTTTTTTGATACTCAACCTTTACCACAAATtgctttggagaaaaaaaaactattaatttATTACAATTTGCTTAACAGTTCTACATTGGGAAAGGACCCTTTTAGTGGAATTACAGTTAACTCAAATTTTAAACTACCAATGTCTTTGGAACTGCTACATCGACTGACTTGAAACATGACAGGTTTCATCACACCAAAACTTCCTTTAGGCTTAAATCTcatgttgcaacaacactcttTATGTCCACAATGAGTTAGCACTTCCTTAGTAGCttgcttttcaaaacctgtttgacTGACTTTGGAAACATCATTCcagttttccttttgtttaCTCAAGCTGTTGAAGTAAGTGGGTCAGGAACTGCTTGGAAGCCTTTAGAGACAACAGTACTTGTGTTTAACTAGTACTAAAATTGTCCTTTAGATGAAATTATGGTGTTTTAGGGGAGCAGAGAGAAAAGAGCTTGTGAGCTGAGATTTCAACAACTCTTCTAATTTTAATCTTTTCCCACACAAGAAAATAGGGAAGCCTACAGCAttaatttgaaaacagtttaattttcagttatttttgtttatacTGTCTGTTGAGCTACAACTGTAAATCTTTAACACCTTAGGCATATAAATTGTGTATAGTACTTGCATGAGTTACTTTTAAACAAACCGTTCTACCTTGAAATATTAAGAGTTACATCAATAAgagatttattgcattttttccaTTCCCAAGTCTTAGACAGCTCCTGAAAGTATTATATGAAAAGATCGGTTTTGTTCTAATGAAAAGAgaaaccattttaaaacaaaaaaaacattgaaacattgaatttgaaaatgttttcttcctttAGGTGAAATTCACAGATTTTAAGATTGTTAATGTGTTGGCTGTCTGCTCAATGCCCTTTGAAATCCGACTTCCAGAgttcacaaagaaaaacagaccTTTTGCTAGGTAAGACTCTTGCACGTTTAAGCATTTTGTGTTCAGTATAATTTATAACTGTTAAAGCAGCTGTGTGTTATCTTCCAGTTATGAGCCAGAATTGCACCCTGCAGCATCATACAGGATTAAGAATATCAAAGCTACCCTACAGATTTTCTCAACAGGAAGCATCACTGTCACAGGTAAAGATATTTTGTATAGAGTGATATATACTCATTTGTTGGTATGAAATGACAGTAACGTGGCTCCcaaaaacatatatacagtgccttgcaaaagtaatgAATCTCTTCCCATTTCACATTTGgattaattataatattattaattcgTTTTTTACTCAATATTGTAATAATCATACTCAACACTGTTAAATGTGAAGGAGTTGAAATGTCTGGAAAATCAGCAAAGAAGTTTTATTAAGTAAAATTTACTTAATTGCGTAAATAACTGTCCTACAAAGCAAGTATTTGGTGGATGTAATGGTTTTGGAGAAGTACCAGCTTCAAATAGTGGGGTGCTGTAAATTTACTCAGTCATCCTCAGAAACCTGGTCCGGTTCTGATAAGCTCATTGGGGATCATTGGTAGACTACAATCAAGCCTTACCATATTTTCTCATAGTCGGGTCTAGACTGGACTGCTTTATTCTTGTCAGACCACTTTGGCCTGTGGGTCATCGGTGCTTCCCTTCCAACTCAACACACTTTCTGTCTTctaagattatttaaaaaaattgttttacagGATGACCGCTCAACTAGGGCCTTTTTTCCAGACACATCAGTCTCATTGTACTGGCCACCTAATATATGCAACCTTCTTGTCCACAGTTCCCTTAACCACCCTTAGGCCATTTCCATGCCAAGCACCTGCTGTAATAGAAGTCTCTGTATCCCTTGCAAATGTATATGGCCATTTCAAGAATATCTGGAGAGCAATCTCAATTATTGTATATCTTACAGAAAGTGCCCTGACATTCCCATGAACAAAACGAAGGCAGCTGGCCAGTTGTTTCATGGAACCTATCAAAGCAATGAGGAttattccagcatggaataagcctttacttgtttcaATGAGGATCATGACAGTTACCCATATTATTTCTCCCAGACATGCTTACACTCACCTTTCTGTCCTCTTATAGGGTTTCCAGAAAGACATTAGAAGCTAAGATTATCCTTAAACTTGGATGACACATTCCACCATCTCTGTGTGAATTCCTCTCCAGGACCTCTGCTGTGATGAACAGATTTTAGGTTTTCACACTCCTCCCCCAGATCTCCCTTTGTTTGGGCACTAATTCTCACCTGCTGTGCCCATTCTCACATTCCGCCCATTGTCCTTTCCTTCACGAGATTTGGGATTTATATCCCTGAACCCTTTCTTagtctccctcacacctgaaagaGATTCCACTTCTTCACTTTTTCCCACTGCTCTTCCATGTGGAATTacttctataataataataataataataataataataataataataataataatatttagaaCTTTTAATTGTTCCTTCTAAATATGAAgctcttttttttaagtgcCCCAGTTGCAAGCTGACGCAGCAACAAGTTGTGGAAACTGTCTTGGGGTTACTTCTGCAAGGCACTGTGTATTTAAGGAACCAtataatatgaaaataataatggtCCAGTGCAGCGTGAGTTTAAAGAAGTGCGTAAACAAATTCCAGTTCTAATATAGGCTTATTAAAAACTAATCCAGCTGGTATTAAATGTGCTGTTCAAAAATATTCCAAGAATTTCTcttgcatgtgtttttttttccccaaacactTGCAAGAGTTCTATTTTAGAAAAACTCTTTTGCAACCTGACACCATGTTTCTCATAGACAAAGCTTCCCAAAACTGACAAACCAGATTTAGTTGGACTGAACTTCTGACACTAGAGGATATACATCTCTTGGAAACACTTGCTTCGATGGTTTATTGAGTCATTGAGAGAATAATTAATTACAAATGGGCAGGGGTCTGCCAAACAAAATTTAAAGAAACCTTATTTTGTAAGAGCACAAGAAATGCCTAATAAAGGTGAGAGAGGAGCCACTTATTCCTCATACAAAATCTGCTAGCCTGTTGAACTTTTACCATGAGTTGTTATGCGTTACTGTAGGATAGTGTGATTTTCTGTGAAATGCTAATACTCCCAAGTTAGAAAATGACGTGTTCTCAtgaattgttttttataaataaatttgATAGTATAGTTATCCCTTTAACcctgtttttcccttttttgtgttttgccaGCCCCAAATGTACAGTTTGTTGCGGCAGCTGTTGAACAAGCCTATCCTTTGTTGTCTGAATGCAGGAAAATAATCAGATAAAAATGGGGatatctttgtttttaaagcaccttATTCATTATGACATTCTGTATAATGTTTCAGACAAGCTGATacttttgttaattttgttttctggcGAGGTACTGCTTTCTGTGGTACACAGTTATGTATTTCATTAACAATGCGCTATTGTTCAGTGTCAACAGGAAACACGGATATCAGATTGTTTGAAGCAATGTAACATACTTTAATGTAATGCACTTCATGTAAAAACAGCAACATTCTGAGTGAGCATGTAGATTTTACTTTAATCTTTTCTCTGCATGATCACCAaagaacaaaactttttttaatcaaatttttaaaaattcttaaTGATAAAAAGCAATATGTGACAGGTGAACAATTGTTTGAAGCAACTAGTTTTTTTTCCGTAGATCCTTTTGAAAACAGTTCTAGATATTCTCCCTTTTATTTGAATGATGTTTTTATTCCAGAAACAATAGAGATACACAATGTTCATGAAACATCAACATGACTATTCTGCACCGTGTATTTATCAAAACAAACACTAAATTAATAACTGATTATCCATTATGGGGACAACTGTTACTAATATGGTAACAGCTTCTTGACAAGAACACTTGTTGTATTGTGAaggacgtgtttttcagtatgtttatgaattttgtattttgtacaataaaatatatGATCTAATACCTGAATTTTGACTGCTATTTATGCTTTGTAAGTgtattgcttttgattttaaaaggTCCCTGTCTCTCTTCTTAGCTTGTTTAAATTGTAGATAAGCTACAGAGTTTAACTGTCATACAGGACATAGACATTAGTTCTAAGGCTTTTATTtcataattacattttcagacaTGAATCACTTCTGAGGTAAAATGGTTAGTTTTATGCGTTATgcatcatttattacatttgatTTTCAAAATGCCCGTCTTAGGCATAATCCTGTAGCATATACAGTCTTCAGAATGGTTCCtggaaaataaacagaaatgtgaTTTAATACTTCCCTTAAATAGACTACATTTACAAtaacttgcaaaagtattcaaccCTTGCCATGTTGTCCCATTCTGTGAAATTACAAAGTTAtgcattgacattttttaaacttaagtttattttaaaaaactgaatgttCAAACTAAATGTGCAAGGATGAGTTATCGTGAATGTTggtaaaaactaaagaaaaaaaaatattattagtaTTCACACCCATGAACTCAATATTTGTTGGAAGCACCTTATAGTCCAAAGGTTTTTGTCTAAGATTTATGCCTGTATCGTGCTCCATCTATGTTCCCGTCAGCCTTGACAAGCTTCAAGTAGTACTGTAGtgtaatgctgccaccaccatgcttgacggTTGCTTGTAGGGATGGTATTGACCGAGTGGTGCTTGGTTGGGTTTTCTTCAGATGTTTCATTTAGGACAAAAAGTTGAAATTTTGTCGTCTCATCACAAAATCTTTTTCTACATGTTTGCAGTACCACTTAAATACTCAGCCACAAAATGCATAAGGGATTTGAGATGGGTTTTCCACTAAGCCATAAAGGCCAGTGGAGtgacaattacagtacatgcagcacattttctcccatctaaCTGAACTCCATTAGCCTCTCAGTTGCAGCCCCAAACCCTTTTCTTCCTTGCTCAGCTGCTAAGCCCCACTAGGATCTGTCTGGGTGGTATGATACACATTCCGCTTCATATGATTGGCTTCACAGTGCTCAAAGGGGTattccttatttttttcatttttagatcTTTTGTCTAAAAAGTCCTTTTTTACAAGtttgctgtatttatttatacaagaagttcaggtgggtagctgcgtcagcatgcataggcaaGCAAAGgaccaagtaataggtttattccatggtgaaaagaggaaaaaagaaaaggtttcagctgtggatccttctttctttcttctcttttcagcttggaataaacctattacttggtcctttatttatacaatattttaaatttcgaaacctccttggtcttcatggttaaacttttgctttaaaaattcACCAGCTGATAGCtagttaattcttttttttaccttgaatGTGTGCAGTGTcctgactgcaagctttaaaacaacaaaacgtGAAAATTGTGCGAGGGGCTGAATACATTCACAATGCACTCTCCTTTATCTCAACTGCTCTATGTTCCAAGATAATTAGCACATTTCAAGGCATTCTCATGTGAAACAATCACTTAgtgaaaaaagattattttttgtaaacatACCGTATTTCCAAGCAACTGTTTTACAAAATACTAAAAAGGTGTCGGAAAGAAACAACAGTACAACTGTCGGGATAGACCAGCTTCTACATGCAGTTCAGACTTATTAAAATGCTTTATATTAACTGTATAAGGCTGGAGTAGACAAATATAATTTACTTGTAGTTGTCAAGCAATTCCATCATGactgttttgtaaaaaacattttcttttcacactTAGGAAAAGCAGCGAATAagaattttaatgaaatacttACTTTCTGGCCAATTCCATTGATATCTCTTCTAGTGACAATCCCTTAGTCTCTGGGAtgtacagaatgacaaaaaccAGAAGTGCAAAACTCATCACTGCATACATGAATATTACATTTGGAAGCCCAGTTTTTTCTGAAATAAGAAAACACGGATTCAACATTCATATAAAATGTGTGTGAagtgaagaaaaacattttgagagTTAGACTTTCTTTAAAACTTGGTAAttactgctgtaacacatcaatttccctacgggatcaataaagtcttatctatcgaAAGAGCCACAGTTCTCAAAGCTGGTAATATAAATGACAAAACTCCTTATTAAAAAAACTtacacaaaaagaaacaaaaaccaaaTATATCTCTAAGTGAAACCTGGACATGGGTTTAGGATTCATGTCACTTTGTATCCATTGTTGCTAACATTCATATTATGTTAGTACGTACTGTACTTGCTCAAGGCTGATATGAACTCAGGATAAATTGTCAGCTTAAATGAACAGAAGGGTTTctacataaaaaagaaagaacacagTACAAGGAGCAGACAAATACGAGTCTAAGACTTGGCAGAACCATGTAGTGTCAGTTGGTGAAATCAAGAGGTAAACAATCTGACGATACAGTTAACTTTCCACTAAATGTAATGAAATGTTACAAGATTAAAGTACCGTGGTCTTCTCTTCAGTAATGCGAACATTCAAACTATGAAATACACTGTGGAATAGTTAAACTAAAGTTCAACGTCTgttaaattgattaaaaaatatgagGTGGTGCAAGATAAATTGTTTCATTCTCTCTAATTTTACAGTTCCGGTTACTGTGTGTTAAATGTTGAAGAACCGTGCTGAAAGTACCAGAAATAATGCTCCAACAATTCAGATACTGTCTATAGGAACTATCGCTTTATTGATCAAAATCATTAACGGTATAAAATGTGCAGCACTGCAGGTTGTTTTTCCTGTTGTCAGGTTGTCAAAACATCTCCCTGCAATTTCTTCATAAACCATCACTTCAAAGAATAAATAAACGTggaagaaaaacaagttgtttttTACATCCAATACTGTTTTGCTTGGCATCCTAGGAAACTTCATTGAAATGTCCACCCTATCGCCACACAGTTTAAACTCAGGATCAACTAAAGTACTAGATCTTGTCTCAGTTCTTAATGATCACTGGAAAGCCTTCAAAATCTAATAATGAAAATCATTTAATCTGTATACAATCCATTACTCTCAAGGAGTAAAGACTACAGCAAAGgctattgcatttctttttctttattatatttCCTTTGTCATCTGATGGTGAACACTTCAGCCAGACAGCTCCTGGGCTCAGTTCTGGACTAGGCGCCTTCTGTGTGTAGTCTGTTCTCCGTTTCCAAAATGTACTCCGGTTTCAGTCagccaaagacatactggcaagGCTCTATGATGTCCCTAAATCCTCCCTGTGCTTTTgcatgtgtgccctgcaatggactggtgttttGTCCAGTGTGTTTTACTGTGCTTACCCAGGTtacccttaccaggaataatAAAAGATGAGACGTTTTGcagttgggaaaaaaaaaggtttgtgttTCTTACCTGTTATAGTCAGAAATGTCATTGAAATGATTAGGTTAATACCCCAGTTTATTACTGAGGCTGCAGACATTGCCTTGCCTCTGATCCCCATTGGAAATATTTCACTAAGAACCACCCACACcactggaaaataaaacaaagaacagaactGAGATTATACAAGTCAGAACATGAAAGAAACAGCGTTGCAATCTACATGTACCCCATGCCATATGAAACGGAATTCCATTAATGTCAAGTGATTTAGATATATTTTAAGCTCAGCAACCCAGAAGTCAGATTTGGAAAAATAGGTCACACTAAATTTTCGCTACACTCACTCAAATTGCAGAGTCAACAACATTCATGGAAAAAATTCCTCACAGGACTTAGGACAGCTGTGTCAGCAGTCAAGTATGCAAAACTCTTACTAGTATCCATTTACACATTATGCGAGTCTGAAATTGAACACAAAATAGACTtttttttgaaaatgaacttaCTTGGACCAAGACTTATGGAAAATGCAGCAATGTAAACCAGCAGGCTGACCAGGGAGAGCCACTTTAAAGTACTTGATACTTTGGTACTAAATAAACCTGGATTTGGACCTTTAACAGGATTtgtaatattccactcatcatCCATCAACAGTCTTTTGCTTGAGGTGGTTAAATTCACAGTATTTGAGAGATCAGATGAAGAGTTTAAAGCCTTGTTTAAGAAACTTACTCCATGAACTGCAAAACCAGCGGTTGAATTGTGCACCCAATGAGTCTGGTTTAGACTGGAGTGGCTGTCGCAGACACTGGTGACATTTGTGTGGCTTTTCAGAGTTACGACTCCCAGAGTTGTGA
This genomic window from Lepisosteus oculatus isolate fLepOcu1 chromosome 2, fLepOcu1.hap2, whole genome shotgun sequence contains:
- the tbpl1 gene encoding TATA box-binding protein-like 1 — translated: MEPDNDVALDIIITNVVSVFRTRCHLNLRTIALEGTNVIYKPDVGKVLMKLRKPRITASIWSSGKIICTGATSEEEAKSGARRLARCLQKLGFKVKFTDFKIVNVLAVCSMPFEIRLPEFTKKNRPFASYEPELHPAASYRIKNIKATLQIFSTGSITVTAPNVQFVAAAVEQAYPLLSECRKIIR